In one Ictalurus punctatus breed USDA103 chromosome 19, Coco_2.0, whole genome shotgun sequence genomic region, the following are encoded:
- the LOC108279527 gene encoding potassium voltage-gated channel subfamily A member 5 gives MEIALVSLENGGARGSASDAGESYRSAREQLTASGRNDECVKELNTEPSSWRMNDMSDTFSCAESAVDALLRADRVPHLYDEDLSDVVDVVDNVEHDGSNERVLINIAGLKYETQLGTLNQFPDTLLGDPDKRIKYFDPLRNEYFFDRNRPSFDGILYFYQSGGKIRRPVNVSIDVFADEIRFYQLGEEAMERFREDEGFIKEEEKPLPHSEFQKQVWLIFEYPESSSPARGIAIVSVIVITISIITFCLETLPEFRDERELQAASRTAANSTLQARPSLTFSDPFFVVETTCVIWFTFELIVRFFACPSKSEFSKTVMNIIDIMSIMPYFITVGTELVEQQHGQDHDNGLQQQQQAMSLAILRVIRLVRVFRIFKLSRHSKGLQILGQTLKASMRELGLLIFFLFIGVILFSSAVYFAEADEPESHFSSIPDAFWWAVVTMTTVGYGDMRPITVGGKIVGSLCAIAGVLTIALPVPVIVSNFNYFYHRETDQDQAALKDEPSSDVHGCSRSPPNSTGDVESQDTPVGKANIKANSSTDIKESLYAFCLDTKETDL, from the coding sequence ATGGAGATAGCCTTGGTGAGTTTGGAGAACGGCGGCGCGAGAGGGAGCGCGAGCGATGCCGGAGAAAGCTATCGGAGCGCACGGGAGCAGCTCACGGCTTCAGGGAGAAACGACGAGTGTGTCAAGGAGCTGAACACGGAACCGAGCTCGTGGAGAATGAACGACATGAGCGACACGTTCAGCTGCGCCGAAAGCGCCGTGGATGCGCTGCTGCGCGCCGACCGCGTCCCTCACCTCTATGACGAGGACCTATCGGACGTAGTGGATGTGGTGGACAACGTGGAGCATGATGGGAGCAATGAGCGCGTGCTCATTAACATCGCAGGTCTTAAGTACGAGACACAGCTGGGCACCCTAAACCAGTTTCCTGACACCTTGTTAGGAGACCCAGATAAGAGGATCAAGTACTTTGACCCACTTCGGAATGAGTACTTCTTTGACCGAAACCGGCCGAGCTTTGATGGGATCCTGTACTTCTACCAGTCAGGTGGGAAAATCCGGAGGCCCGTCAATGTGTCAATTGATGTATTCGCTGATGAAATACGGTTCTACCAGCTGGGTGAAGAGGCTATGGAGCGCTTTCGTGAAGACGAGGGCTTCataaaggaagaagaaaaacccCTACCACACAGTGAGTTTCAGAAACAGGTGTGGCTCATTTTTGAGTACCCCGAAAGCTCGAGTCCTGCCCGTGGCATCGCCATTGTATCTGTGATCGTCATCACTATATCCATAATCACTTTCTGCTTAGAGACGTTGCCTGAGTTCAGGGATGAGAGGGAGCTTCAAGCAGCAAGCAGGACAGCTGCCAACTCCACTTTACAAGCTCGGccatctctcactttctccgACCCATTTTTTGTCGTTGAGACCACCTGTGTGATTTGGTTCACCTTTGAGCTTATTGTCAGGTTCTTTGCCTGCCCCAGCAAGTCAGAGTTCTCCAAAACGGTCATGAACATCATCGACATCATGTCCATCATGCCTTACTTTATCACAGTAGGTACAGAACTGGTGGAGCAGCAGCATGGTCAGGATCATGACAACGgactgcagcagcagcagcaggccaTGTCACTGGCCATCTTGCGAGTTATTAGACTTGTGAGGGTGTTCCGCATATTCAAGCTCTCACGGCACTCCAAAGGTCTCCAGATCTTGGGGCAGACTCTGAAAGCTAGCATGCGAGAGCTAGGTCTCCTCATCTTCTTCCTTTTTATCGGTGTAATCCTTTTCTCAAGCGCTGTGTACTTTGCTGAGGCTGACGAGCCCGAGTCCCATTTCTCCAGCATCCCAGATGCCTTCTGGTGGGCTGTGGTTACAATGACCACCGTGGGCTATGGTGACATGAGGCCTATAACAGTTGGAGGCAAAATTGTAGGCTCACTATGCGCCATCGCTGGTGTGTTGACCATTGCACTGCCTGTGCCTGTGATCGTGTCCAACTTCAATTATTTCTACCATCGAGAGACTGACCAGGACCAAGCTGCACTCAAGGATGAGCCCTCCAGTGATGTCCACGGATGCAGCAGGTCACCTCCAAATTCCACAGGAGATGTAGAAAGTCAGGACACACCAGTGGGAAAGGCCAACATTAAAGCAAATAGCAGTACAGATATTAAAGAGTCCCTCTATGCTTTTTGCTTAGACACGAAGGAAACAGatttgtag